In Thalassotalea fonticola, a single genomic region encodes these proteins:
- a CDS encoding thiamine pyrophosphate-dependent dehydrogenase E1 component subunit alpha, whose translation MDTVKYQEGRVVHQVEAIDGHSVEIPILKILKQDGSVYENADMPAIEQELATKIYKTLAFHRVLDERMTASQRQGRLSFYMSALGEEAASVGSAAGLDDNDMIMAQYREQGALIFRGFSLENFMNQMFSNEKDLGKGRQMPIHYGSQELNYMTVSSPLGTQIPQAAGYAYGQKLKGNKQCTICYFGEGAASEGDFHAGLNMAAVQRSPVIFFCRNNGYAISTPSSEQFAGNGIASRGVGYGIRTIRVDGNDLLAVLKATQDARHYAIENNKPVIIEAMSYRLGAHSTSDDPSGYRTREEEAKYADHDPILRMKNWMLANKWWDETQEEELFETYRKDVLAAVKVAEVIEKPAIEELITDVYDKAPEHLEQQLADLKEHIKKYPDAYPVTAGRL comes from the coding sequence ATGGACACTGTAAAATATCAAGAAGGTCGCGTGGTTCACCAGGTTGAAGCCATTGACGGTCATTCCGTAGAAATTCCAATCCTAAAAATATTAAAACAAGACGGTAGTGTGTATGAAAATGCAGACATGCCGGCAATTGAGCAAGAACTTGCCACAAAAATTTATAAAACATTAGCATTTCATCGGGTATTAGACGAACGAATGACTGCATCACAGCGTCAAGGTCGCTTAAGCTTTTATATGTCAGCATTAGGCGAAGAAGCTGCCAGTGTTGGCAGTGCTGCTGGGCTAGATGATAACGATATGATCATGGCCCAATACCGTGAACAAGGTGCATTAATATTCAGGGGCTTTAGTCTTGAAAATTTCATGAATCAAATGTTCTCCAATGAAAAAGATCTAGGTAAAGGTCGCCAAATGCCAATTCATTATGGTTCGCAAGAGTTGAACTATATGACTGTTTCTTCACCGCTGGGAACACAAATTCCACAGGCTGCAGGTTATGCTTATGGACAAAAGCTTAAAGGCAACAAGCAGTGTACGATTTGCTATTTTGGTGAAGGTGCAGCCTCTGAAGGTGATTTTCATGCCGGTTTGAATATGGCTGCGGTACAAAGATCGCCGGTTATATTCTTTTGTCGCAATAATGGTTACGCAATTTCTACACCTTCATCTGAGCAGTTTGCTGGTAACGGTATCGCCTCTCGTGGTGTTGGTTACGGCATTCGTACAATCAGAGTAGACGGTAACGATTTGTTAGCGGTATTGAAAGCTACGCAAGATGCTCGTCATTACGCAATTGAAAATAACAAACCAGTGATCATTGAAGCCATGTCGTATCGTTTAGGTGCGCATTCTACCTCGGATGATCCTAGTGGTTACAGAACCCGTGAAGAAGAAGCTAAATATGCTGATCACGATCCGATTTTACGAATGAAAAATTGGATGCTTGCCAATAAATGGTGGGATGAGACACAAGAAGAAGAATTATTTGAAACGTACAGAAAAGACGTTTTAGCTGCGGTTAAAGTTGCCGAGGTTATTGAAAAGCCGGCGATTGAAGAGTTAATTACTGATGTTTACGATAAAGCACCAGAGCACTTAGAACAACAATTAGCTGATTTAAAAGAACACATTAAAAAGTATCCGGATGCTTACCCAGTTACTGCAGGGAGATTATAA
- a CDS encoding AMP-binding protein, translating into MSINCIRTLLESAVQANSDKTAIVNNETSITYTELFAKVNQVAFYLKELDLPKDSRIGIYSNKGIEQVIAVLAILSTDYILVPLTTLLKPEQVEYIINDCDIKCIITDKLKLESIEEINFDGQIISYETASKGIASFEEIFKYYNKPYECDISGHSNAVITYSFGVSGTPKGIVISHRNLIDSARVVSQYLKLAHDDVISGLLIFNLDYGLNQIFCTLYKKATLALHRFILPEDFFNHIINDKVTVLPLMPVNISQMFDDGTHRIPSSELFSAVKTITSSGGNVTAKMVKDCKKTFQQADFYSMHGLTEAFRSTYLAPSQVQIRPDSIGKAIPDVELYVINENGKECEVREVGELIHRGGYIYRGFWNAPEQNEQRFKSVQILKDVINLEGQLTDEIVVATGDYVYKDEEGYFYFVSRQDDMIKTRGFRVSPFEIESVVAKNIPQIDKCAVFGIDNELIEEEIVMVYSAGNEITEKEILFELKKHLASYMIPSRVVYKKSLPLVQSDKNQVNKDLLKRELSGG; encoded by the coding sequence ATGTCAATAAACTGTATAAGAACACTTCTTGAAAGTGCAGTGCAGGCGAATAGCGACAAGACTGCCATTGTAAATAACGAAACAAGTATCACCTACACTGAGTTGTTTGCCAAAGTAAACCAAGTAGCTTTTTATTTAAAAGAGTTAGACTTGCCCAAAGATTCCCGAATTGGTATTTATTCCAACAAAGGCATAGAGCAAGTTATTGCTGTGTTAGCTATTTTGTCTACCGACTACATATTAGTGCCACTCACTACGTTATTAAAGCCTGAGCAAGTTGAGTACATTATTAACGATTGTGATATCAAGTGTATTATCACTGATAAGCTAAAGCTTGAGAGTATTGAAGAAATTAACTTTGATGGCCAAATTATTTCTTATGAAACGGCGAGCAAAGGTATAGCGTCATTTGAAGAGATTTTTAAATACTACAATAAACCTTATGAGTGCGACATCAGCGGTCACAGTAATGCAGTAATTACCTATTCGTTTGGCGTGTCAGGCACACCAAAAGGCATTGTTATTTCGCATCGAAATCTTATTGATTCGGCTCGTGTCGTGTCTCAGTATTTAAAACTAGCGCACGATGACGTAATTTCAGGCTTACTTATTTTTAATCTTGATTATGGCTTGAATCAAATATTTTGTACGTTATACAAAAAAGCTACATTGGCCTTACATAGGTTCATTTTGCCAGAAGATTTTTTCAACCACATTATTAACGATAAAGTGACTGTATTACCATTAATGCCGGTCAATATTTCTCAGATGTTTGATGATGGTACTCATAGAATTCCCAGTAGCGAGCTTTTTTCTGCGGTTAAAACCATTACCTCTTCAGGCGGTAATGTAACGGCTAAAATGGTCAAAGACTGTAAAAAAACCTTCCAACAGGCTGACTTTTACTCAATGCACGGATTAACTGAAGCATTTCGCTCAACCTATCTTGCCCCATCACAAGTACAAATTAGGCCAGATTCTATTGGTAAAGCCATACCCGATGTTGAGCTGTATGTCATTAACGAAAACGGTAAGGAATGTGAGGTTCGAGAAGTCGGTGAATTGATCCACCGAGGTGGCTATATTTATCGGGGGTTCTGGAATGCGCCAGAGCAAAATGAGCAACGATTTAAGTCAGTACAAATCTTAAAAGATGTGATTAATCTTGAAGGTCAGCTAACCGACGAGATTGTTGTGGCTACAGGCGATTATGTTTATAAAGATGAAGAAGGGTACTTTTACTTTGTTTCAAGACAGGATGACATGATCAAAACCAGAGGCTTTAGGGTTTCACCTTTTGAAATTGAATCTGTGGTCGCTAAAAATATTCCACAAATAGATAAATGTGCTGTTTTTGGTATAGACAACGAACTTATCGAAGAAGAAATTGTAATGGTTTACTCTGCCGGTAATGAGATCACTGAAAAAGAGATTTTGTTCGAGCTTAAAAAACACTTAGCCTCTTACATGATCCCAAGTCGAGTTGTTTATAAAAAGTCACTGCCTTTAGTACAAAGTGATAAAAATCAAGTGAATAAAGATTTACTAAAACGAGAATTGTCTGGAGGGTAG
- a CDS encoding AAA family ATPase: protein MIRTLAFSNYRSVQDLVMPLDNLNLVTGPNGSGKSNIYKALRLLAQTAKGGGISALAKEGGLDSTYWAGPEKISKAMREGVVKVEGNHHKKPKRLKLGFASDDFSYSVSLGVTPPVPYPSAFNLDPEIKRESIWQGLIYRSASALVERKEAMVKVRNGRQWQVTSQHLPLYDSIFTQIADPVQSPEVILLREFIKNWRFYDHFRTDSDAPARIPQLGTRTMVLSHDGSDLAAAIQTIIEVGDEEALNESIEEAFPGSTLKIQVSEDGHFSLLFYQHGLLRPLTGKELSDGTLRFLLWIAALLTPRPPSLMVINEPETSLHPELLPALANLIIKASKTTQVWVVSHAQPLINALKNETQCNSIHLKKQFGQTEIIGQDLLTKPTWYWPS from the coding sequence ATGATTCGAACCTTAGCCTTTAGTAATTACCGTTCAGTACAGGATTTGGTAATGCCTTTAGATAACCTTAATTTGGTGACAGGCCCTAATGGCAGTGGTAAATCAAATATATATAAGGCGCTACGCTTGTTAGCTCAAACCGCGAAAGGCGGTGGTATAAGCGCACTGGCAAAAGAAGGCGGCCTTGATTCTACATATTGGGCAGGACCAGAAAAAATATCTAAAGCTATGCGCGAGGGAGTAGTAAAAGTAGAAGGAAATCACCACAAAAAACCAAAGCGGTTAAAGTTAGGGTTTGCTAGTGACGACTTTAGCTATTCAGTTTCTCTTGGTGTCACACCTCCTGTACCATACCCCAGTGCTTTTAATTTAGATCCTGAAATAAAGCGCGAATCAATTTGGCAAGGGTTAATTTATAGATCTGCTAGTGCTTTAGTGGAGCGAAAAGAGGCTATGGTAAAAGTGCGCAATGGTCGGCAGTGGCAAGTCACTTCTCAGCACTTACCATTATATGACAGTATATTCACTCAAATAGCAGACCCAGTTCAGTCACCTGAAGTCATCTTATTACGGGAGTTCATAAAGAATTGGAGATTTTATGATCACTTCAGAACGGACTCTGATGCACCTGCTCGTATACCGCAATTAGGTACTCGTACGATGGTGCTTAGTCATGATGGCTCTGATTTGGCGGCAGCTATACAGACAATCATCGAAGTCGGTGATGAAGAAGCATTGAATGAATCTATTGAAGAAGCATTCCCTGGTTCTACTTTAAAGATTCAAGTCAGTGAAGATGGTCACTTTAGTTTACTATTTTATCAACATGGATTATTAAGACCTTTAACAGGTAAAGAGTTATCTGATGGAACCTTGCGTTTTCTACTTTGGATAGCTGCTTTGTTAACTCCTAGACCGCCATCTTTAATGGTTATCAACGAACCTGAAACCAGTTTACATCCGGAATTACTCCCTGCGTTGGCAAACCTTATTATAAAAGCATCTAAAACAACTCAAGTGTGGGTTGTTTCTCATGCTCAACCTTTAATTAATGCTTTAAAGAATGAAACTCAATGTAATTCTATTCACTTAAAAAAACAGTTTGGTCAGACCGAGATTATTGGACAAGATTTATTAACAAAGCCTACTTGGTATTGGCCAAGTTAG
- a CDS encoding alpha-ketoacid dehydrogenase subunit beta — protein sequence MAQMNLLQAINNALEIAMTENESAVCFGEDVGHFGGVFRATSNLQEKFGKDRCFNTPLTEQGIMGFANGLAAQGSVPIAEIQFADYIFPAFDQIVNESAKFRYRSGNEFNVGNLTIRTPYGGGIAGGLYHSQSPEAYFAHTPGLKIVVPRNPYQAKGLLLAAIRDKNPIIFFEPKKLYRASVGEVPEEDYQLPLGKAEVVKNGTDITLLGWGAQMETIEKSAEMAEKQGVSCEIIDLRSILPWDVDTVAASVQKTGRLLINHEAPLTGGFAGEIAATIQDKCFLHLESPISRVCGLDTPFPLAHEKEYMPDELKTFEAIMASVNY from the coding sequence ATGGCACAAATGAATTTATTACAAGCTATTAATAATGCTTTAGAAATCGCCATGACTGAAAATGAGTCTGCAGTGTGTTTTGGTGAAGACGTAGGCCATTTTGGTGGTGTATTTCGTGCGACCAGTAACTTACAAGAAAAATTTGGTAAAGACCGTTGTTTTAACACGCCTTTAACTGAACAGGGCATTATGGGCTTTGCCAATGGTTTAGCAGCGCAGGGCAGTGTTCCTATTGCTGAAATTCAGTTTGCTGATTATATTTTTCCAGCGTTCGATCAAATTGTGAATGAGTCTGCTAAATTCAGATACCGCTCTGGTAATGAATTTAATGTTGGAAACCTAACAATCCGTACACCTTACGGTGGCGGTATTGCTGGCGGTCTATATCACTCGCAATCACCTGAAGCTTACTTTGCCCACACACCGGGTTTAAAAATTGTGGTTCCTCGCAACCCTTATCAAGCTAAAGGTTTATTACTTGCTGCGATTCGTGACAAAAACCCGATCATATTTTTTGAACCTAAAAAGCTTTACCGGGCGTCAGTAGGCGAAGTGCCTGAAGAAGATTATCAGTTACCACTGGGTAAAGCCGAAGTTGTAAAAAATGGCACTGATATCACGTTATTAGGCTGGGGTGCGCAGATGGAAACCATCGAAAAATCAGCTGAAATGGCTGAAAAGCAAGGCGTGTCTTGTGAAATTATTGATTTACGTTCTATATTGCCTTGGGATGTAGACACGGTTGCTGCATCGGTGCAAAAGACCGGCAGATTACTGATCAACCATGAAGCCCCTTTAACTGGTGGTTTTGCTGGTGAAATAGCGGCCACCATTCAAGATAAGTGTTTCTTACATTTAGAGTCACCGATTTCACGAGTATGTGGTTTAGACACACCGTTCCCGCTAGCGCATGAAAAAGAATACATGCCAGATGAATTGAAAACCTTTGAAGCCATTATGGCCTCGGTAAATTACTAG
- a CDS encoding Imm27 family immunity protein, translating to MSFNLLQPQEVSLTGSWLVSDGKVKGDDVCSRINWLVENHLQKIGPDKSGWDILFLDPIDNRYWVLFYPQSHLHGGGPKSLEVATPDLINQVLQK from the coding sequence TTGAGCTTTAATTTATTACAACCACAAGAAGTATCGTTAACTGGTAGTTGGTTAGTATCAGATGGAAAGGTCAAAGGTGATGATGTCTGTAGTCGTATCAATTGGTTGGTAGAAAATCATTTGCAGAAAATTGGACCAGATAAATCAGGTTGGGACATTTTGTTTTTGGACCCTATTGATAATCGTTATTGGGTTCTATTTTATCCTCAAAGCCATCTACATGGTGGTGGACCTAAATCACTTGAAGTGGCGACTCCTGATTTAATTAATCAAGTTTTACAGAAGTAG
- a CDS encoding dihydrolipoyllysine-residue acetyltransferase, translated as MSIDFILPDIGEGIVECELVEWLVNEGDHIEEDQPVADVMTDKALVQIPAMYSGVVDKLYYAKGDIAKVHSPLFAMTPVGAETEAAAPAAVAAPVETSPAKAVAGSSAIEDFILPDIGEGIVECEVVDWLVAEGDMIEEDQAVVDVMTDKALVQIPSKYAGKVVKLHYAKGEIAKVHQPLFAIEVEGLQAQGSAPVASAETTAQTAPTASVQATPPAVAKTAVGVKSTTGKAIASPAVRRVARELSVNIHDVPGTGPKGRVYKEDVVNFTQAPQASSVQASASVNTEVAGGTRVEPIRGIKAAMAKAMVASVSTIPHFTYCEEIDMTKLIALRSELKEVYAKQDIKLTMMPFFMKSMSLAIKQFPLMNTKVNEDCSELTYFDDHNIGMAVDSKVGLLVPNVKNVQSLSIVDVAKEITRLTNDARDGRVASNDLKGGTISISNIGALGGTVATPIINKPEVAIVALGKLQTLPRFNDKGEVEVRSIMQVSWSGDHRVIDGGTIARFSNLWKSFLEDPATMLMHMS; from the coding sequence ATGAGTATTGATTTTATTTTACCTGACATTGGCGAAGGCATTGTTGAATGTGAACTGGTTGAATGGCTAGTAAACGAAGGCGATCATATTGAAGAAGATCAGCCTGTAGCAGATGTAATGACAGATAAAGCATTAGTGCAAATACCTGCAATGTACTCTGGTGTTGTTGATAAATTGTATTATGCAAAAGGTGATATAGCGAAAGTACACTCACCTTTATTTGCTATGACGCCTGTTGGCGCTGAAACTGAAGCAGCAGCCCCGGCAGCAGTAGCAGCACCGGTAGAGACTAGCCCAGCGAAAGCGGTTGCTGGCAGCAGTGCTATTGAAGATTTTATATTGCCTGATATCGGTGAAGGTATCGTTGAATGTGAAGTTGTTGATTGGTTAGTCGCTGAAGGCGATATGATTGAAGAAGACCAAGCCGTTGTTGATGTAATGACAGACAAAGCACTTGTGCAAATACCATCTAAATACGCTGGTAAAGTAGTTAAGTTGCATTATGCCAAAGGTGAAATAGCCAAAGTTCACCAACCTCTATTCGCTATTGAAGTGGAAGGTTTACAAGCCCAAGGCTCAGCACCTGTTGCTTCTGCAGAAACAACAGCTCAAACAGCTCCAACAGCAAGTGTGCAAGCCACGCCACCTGCCGTTGCAAAAACAGCTGTTGGGGTTAAATCTACAACAGGCAAAGCTATAGCAAGTCCTGCTGTGCGCCGTGTAGCCAGAGAATTAAGTGTAAACATTCATGACGTACCAGGGACTGGACCTAAAGGACGTGTGTATAAAGAAGACGTGGTTAACTTTACCCAAGCCCCACAAGCTTCATCTGTACAAGCTTCTGCTAGTGTAAATACAGAAGTTGCTGGCGGAACCAGAGTTGAACCTATTAGGGGCATTAAGGCCGCTATGGCTAAAGCTATGGTTGCTTCTGTATCAACAATTCCTCACTTTACTTATTGTGAAGAAATTGACATGACTAAGCTGATTGCCTTGCGCTCTGAGTTAAAAGAAGTGTATGCCAAGCAAGACATTAAATTAACCATGATGCCATTTTTCATGAAGTCTATGTCGTTAGCAATTAAACAATTTCCATTGATGAACACTAAAGTGAATGAAGATTGTTCTGAGCTTACTTATTTTGATGATCACAATATTGGTATGGCGGTAGATTCAAAAGTTGGTTTACTAGTACCTAATGTGAAGAATGTACAAAGCTTATCAATTGTTGATGTGGCCAAAGAAATTACCCGCTTAACCAATGATGCTCGCGATGGCAGAGTTGCCAGCAATGACCTAAAAGGTGGCACTATCAGTATTTCTAATATTGGTGCACTAGGTGGTACGGTCGCAACACCTATCATCAATAAGCCAGAAGTTGCCATTGTTGCTTTAGGTAAACTACAAACCTTACCGCGCTTTAATGATAAAGGTGAAGTTGAAGTTCGTTCAATCATGCAAGTTAGTTGGTCTGGCGATCATCGCGTAATTGATGGCGGCACCATTGCTCGTTTTAGTAACTTATGGAAGTCTTTCTTAGAAGATCCTGCCACTATGTTAATGCATATGTCTTAA
- a CDS encoding PKD domain-containing protein: MKKILLIVGMSLALSACGGSGGGDTPPIENLNDQQPTPPPPTNVAPIANAGTDQVITLGETITLSAKNSSDEEGSSLIYIWTLQTAPGNSDTGSVQSSEESFEFTPDVSGEYNFSLTVNDGEQDSEPVKITIFVNPPLLSYLLIEQDYIHPKAEYFLDASNHNCFDATTIAFSYRLIDAPEESIYFKDEYLLDTDEEYVLGPKLDSSGIYTFELELQCDNSIHKTTSNIQVNDWSDRNIEIDIRPELHINEGVVNRPFSYQIKQYIFGGISVSYSWKITKAPEGSSYQDYTSNDEMLYFFPDVAGEYDFEVSGHWNGELVGEYSDKFNILEEPDLSRPISSALTNDEFYIGQIDKELIIDLSNSFSPIGEKLTYELTLKKGPSGAKAEITRDRKKNHKFAFKADEEGWYTVETKITTESQEVDSFASYVYLDEYERENNSVLKDTYTVVNQVQNFDDINQYSFRTDIVGKDRLNQQYLFDKPGTYTYNGSSFHVNRGKKVFVYENIDSLPSIADAGGDLKGSLNSSVLLKDEHSHFESENTIKAWSIVSSIEGANSKIESSENGQVHFVTDMEGEYVIQLSLYDNGKVASYDHLRINIAEFIPNVILPKQLYVPLGTDFTVDVSEEIENNDIKQQWLLSSSLNEVIKEKSPSIFTANLSKDTVISEPASNEHYYASLSLLFEDSVGIEHMATTKIVLFEGEPRVEVTDRGPNEINIPFIDHRAQEQLKLTPKHVDADIANYLFQIVPVGREYTLILKAEDKNNNVAPYFELSAVNHSINTNTGSYLKKRSLIVTNDQVKLIPGNIYYLKYAEPVDVENKSIHNTFFAELEDFGVILDVSRKYYTN; encoded by the coding sequence ATGAAAAAAATTTTATTAATTGTCGGTATGTCGCTGGCGCTATCTGCTTGTGGTGGTTCAGGGGGAGGAGATACCCCTCCAATAGAGAACCTCAATGATCAGCAACCTACACCACCACCCCCAACTAATGTGGCTCCAATTGCTAATGCCGGAACTGATCAAGTAATAACTCTTGGTGAAACTATTACATTAAGTGCAAAAAATAGTTCTGATGAAGAAGGAAGTTCACTTATTTATATTTGGACGTTACAAACTGCCCCTGGAAATTCAGATACGGGTAGTGTTCAATCAAGTGAAGAGAGTTTTGAATTTACTCCTGATGTATCTGGTGAGTATAATTTTTCGCTTACTGTAAATGACGGGGAACAGGATAGTGAACCTGTAAAAATCACTATCTTTGTCAACCCTCCTTTACTTTCCTACTTGTTGATAGAACAAGATTATATCCACCCCAAAGCTGAATATTTTCTAGATGCGAGTAACCATAATTGCTTTGATGCTACCACAATCGCTTTTAGTTATAGACTCATAGATGCGCCTGAAGAGAGTATTTACTTCAAAGATGAATATTTATTGGATACTGACGAGGAGTATGTTCTGGGACCTAAATTAGATAGTTCAGGGATTTATACGTTCGAACTTGAGTTACAATGCGATAACTCTATTCACAAAACTACAAGTAACATTCAAGTGAATGATTGGAGTGATAGAAATATTGAAATAGATATAAGACCTGAACTTCATATAAATGAAGGTGTTGTTAATAGACCTTTTAGCTACCAAATTAAACAATATATTTTTGGTGGAATATCAGTTAGTTATAGTTGGAAAATAACCAAAGCTCCTGAAGGAAGTTCATATCAAGATTATACATCTAATGACGAAATGCTTTATTTCTTTCCTGATGTAGCGGGAGAGTATGATTTTGAAGTATCTGGTCACTGGAATGGAGAATTAGTTGGAGAATACTCGGATAAGTTTAATATACTTGAAGAGCCAGATTTATCACGCCCGATTAGTTCAGCATTAACAAATGATGAATTTTATATAGGTCAGATAGATAAAGAGTTAATTATTGATTTATCAAATTCTTTTTCACCAATTGGCGAAAAGCTGACTTATGAATTAACCCTTAAAAAAGGCCCCTCTGGAGCTAAAGCTGAAATTACACGGGATAGAAAAAAAAATCATAAATTTGCATTTAAAGCAGATGAAGAAGGTTGGTATACAGTAGAAACTAAAATTACCACAGAATCTCAAGAGGTTGATTCTTTTGCATCATACGTTTATCTCGACGAATATGAAAGAGAGAACAACTCAGTTCTGAAGGACACATATACAGTGGTAAATCAGGTACAAAATTTTGACGACATAAACCAATATTCTTTTCGTACTGATATAGTAGGAAAAGACAGATTAAACCAGCAATATTTATTCGATAAACCTGGAACATACACATATAACGGTTCTAGCTTTCATGTTAACAGAGGGAAGAAGGTGTTTGTTTATGAAAATATAGATAGCCTTCCGTCTATAGCCGACGCTGGAGGAGATCTTAAGGGAAGCCTAAATAGCTCAGTTTTGTTAAAAGATGAACATTCACATTTTGAAAGTGAAAATACAATAAAAGCTTGGTCTATTGTTAGTTCAATAGAGGGGGCGAACTCTAAAATAGAATCATCAGAGAATGGTCAAGTACACTTTGTTACTGATATGGAAGGTGAATATGTTATCCAGTTATCTTTATATGATAACGGAAAGGTAGCTAGCTATGATCATTTAAGAATAAATATAGCTGAATTTATTCCAAATGTAATCCTTCCTAAGCAGCTTTATGTGCCATTAGGTACAGACTTTACTGTAGATGTTAGTGAGGAAATTGAAAATAACGATATTAAGCAACAATGGCTCCTTTCTTCATCTTTGAACGAAGTTATTAAGGAGAAAAGTCCTTCAATTTTTACAGCAAACCTTTCTAAAGATACGGTGATAAGTGAGCCCGCTTCCAATGAGCATTATTATGCCAGCCTCTCTTTATTGTTTGAAGATTCTGTGGGAATAGAGCACATGGCAACTACAAAAATAGTCTTATTTGAGGGGGAGCCAAGAGTAGAGGTAACTGACCGCGGCCCTAATGAAATAAATATTCCTTTTATAGACCATAGAGCACAAGAACAACTGAAGCTCACACCGAAGCACGTTGATGCGGATATAGCAAATTATTTATTCCAAATTGTACCTGTAGGTAGAGAGTACACATTGATTCTTAAAGCTGAAGATAAAAATAATAATGTAGCACCATATTTTGAACTTAGTGCTGTAAACCATTCAATTAATACTAATACTGGTTCGTACTTGAAGAAGCGAAGTTTAATAGTTACAAATGATCAAGTTAAGCTTATTCCTGGCAATATTTATTATCTTAAGTATGCGGAGCCTGTAGATGTTGAAAATAAGTCTATACATAACACTTTCTTTGCAGAACTTGAGGATTTTGGAGTGATCTTAGATGTATCAAGAAAGTATTATACTAATTAA
- the astE gene encoding succinylglutamate desuccinylase, which translates to MSDIQQQLLTSADFLAITRQFPDALPETFTVHLTHPTSGLQTLMSVLDTGVISFEPVDQFTDSDIVLSSAVHGNETAPIEICQQLIAQIIKGELALKQRVLFLFGNPASINIGERFVEENLNRLFSGAHSDGEGLCNKERHRALALENYVRDFFDQGATIAGERTRFHYDLHTAIRGSKNDKFAVYPFLHGKPRNKQQLQFLLSCGINTILLSHSPTTTFSYFSANEFNAHAFTVELGKVMPFGENNMANFSNCKNALTLLLTAQDLGLAEFDESDFNIYEIFKTINRETEDFYLTFAEDAENFTDYPLDHVLAVDGAIEHKVTVPGEAIIFPNAHVAIGQRALLTVIPCNID; encoded by the coding sequence GTGTCTGATATTCAACAACAATTACTAACCTCTGCTGACTTTCTGGCGATTACTCGCCAATTTCCCGATGCTTTACCTGAAACCTTTACCGTACATTTAACTCACCCAACTTCCGGTTTACAAACCTTGATGAGTGTTTTAGATACCGGTGTGATAAGTTTTGAACCGGTCGATCAATTTACCGATAGTGACATTGTATTATCCAGTGCTGTGCATGGTAATGAAACGGCGCCAATTGAAATTTGCCAACAATTAATCGCGCAAATAATTAAAGGCGAATTAGCCTTAAAGCAACGAGTTTTATTTTTATTTGGTAATCCCGCCTCTATTAATATTGGCGAGCGCTTTGTTGAAGAAAATTTAAACCGACTTTTTTCAGGCGCACATAGTGATGGTGAAGGCTTATGCAATAAAGAACGTCATCGAGCACTAGCCCTTGAAAACTATGTTCGCGACTTTTTTGATCAGGGCGCGACAATAGCAGGGGAAAGAACTCGTTTTCATTATGATTTGCATACTGCCATACGTGGCTCAAAAAATGACAAGTTTGCTGTCTATCCGTTCTTACATGGTAAACCTAGAAATAAGCAACAGCTGCAATTTTTGTTAAGTTGTGGCATTAACACCATTCTACTTTCTCATAGCCCAACAACAACGTTTAGTTACTTCTCTGCAAATGAATTTAATGCTCATGCTTTTACTGTTGAATTAGGCAAGGTGATGCCGTTTGGTGAAAATAACATGGCTAATTTCAGTAACTGTAAAAATGCATTAACTTTATTATTAACTGCACAAGACTTAGGCCTGGCAGAATTTGATGAAAGTGATTTTAATATTTATGAAATATTTAAAACAATAAATCGAGAAACTGAAGACTTTTATTTAACCTTTGCAGAGGACGCAGAGAACTTTACCGACTATCCTTTAGATCATGTATTAGCCGTAGATGGTGCTATTGAACACAAAGTAACAGTACCGGGTGAAGCGATTATATTTCCTAATGCGCACGTTGCCATTGGGCAACGTGCGTTACTTACGGTGATACCGTGCAATATTGATTAG